The Sporosarcina sp. 6E9 genome segment GCGACCAAGTTAGAAATTAAGTCGTCTATTTCCCATTGTTTAAACATGCGATACGTTTCGCCGGCTTGCTTTGTATTGCTTTGTCGTTCAATTGATTCCCGAACTAAATTACCTTCAACGTGAGGGGCATGTTCTTTACTGCTTTGTTCCGATTCCTTTAATCCGCCTAGAATCGATGGCTCATAGTTAATATGCGGATTTTGGCTTTGGGAACGGTCTAATTTAAATTGCATTTGCCCGCCGGTTTGATTTGTCGCGACTCGTTTTTTTGGTGCGTTAATCGGCAATTGTAAATAGTTCGCGCCGACGCGGTGCCGTTGTGTATCTGAGTAAGAGAAAGTTCTCCCTTGCAGCATTTTATCATCGGAAAAGTCCAAACCATCAACAAGGACACCTGTTCCAAATGCAGCTTGTTCAACTTCAGTGAAATAATCTTCGGAATTTTTATTTAATACCATTTTTCCGACAGGTAACCATGGAAATTGGTCTTCTGGCCACAATTTCGTATCGTCCAACGGATCAAAATCAAGTTCAGGATGTTCATCGTCGCTCATAATTTGAACGAGGAGCTCCCACTCGGGATATTCGCCTTTCTCAATCGCGTCATATAAATCTTGAGTGGCGTGGTTAAAGTTTTCGGCCTGGATTTCACTTGCTTCTTTTTGAGTTAAGTTTTTAATCCCTTGTTTAGGTTCCCAATGATATTTTATAAGAACAGCTTCGCCCTCGCTATTGACCCATTTATACGTATTGACACCAGAACCTTGCATCATGCGGTAGTTCGCAGGAATGCCCCACGGCGAATAGATAAACGTGACCATATGGAACGATTCGGGCGAACTGGCGCAGAAATCGAAAAAACGTTCGCTGTCTTGGATATTCGTAATCGGATCTGGTTTGAATGCATGAATCATATCGGGAAATTTAATCGCATCGCGAATGAAGAATATCTTCAAGTTATTTCCGACAAGATCCCAGTTTCCGTCTTCAGTATAAAACTTCACTGCAAATCCGCGCGGATCACGAAGAGTTTCGGGGGAATGACCTCCGTGGATAACTGTTGAAAAACGGACGAAGACGGGCGTTTGTTTTCCTTTTTCTTGAAAGAGTTTGGCTCGCGTATATTTCGAAACCGGTTCATTTCCTACTGTCCCATAAGTTTCAAAATAACCATGCGCACCAGCTCCGCGTGCGTGAACGACTCTTTCGGGAATACGCTCTCTGTCGAAGTGGCTAATTTTCTCCAGAAAATCATAGTTTTCTAAAACAGCGGGTCCTCGATTTCCCACGGTACGCAGGTTTTGATTGTTCGTGACGGGATGTCCTTGCCTGTTTGTTAATGTGTTATCTGTTTCTGCGTTCATATCAATCTTGGATTGATCTTTGGTCATATCTATTTCCTCCTGTCCAAACTGAGTGTTTCCATAGTTAGTTGGGCGCCATATACACTCTTCTCTATTTAAATGAAAATAATTCATACTTATTTATAACACGGCAATTTTGTGCGAAATGCGTTCTATCTCTGTATACTATATACAAGGTATTATTAAAAGGATGTGTGTGGTATGACAACAATCGGTTTTGTACGGCATGGTGTGACAGCTTGGAATAAAGCAGGCAGAGCGCAGGGGAGTACAGATATCCCGCTTGATGACGAAGGAATTCAAATGGCAGAACATGTTGCAAATCGACTGGCAACTGAACCATGGGATGTCATTTACTCAAGTCAACTAAGTCGTGCTAAAAAGACAGCAGAAATTATCGCAAAAAGAAAACCTGGTATCGAATTATTCGTGGATGATCGTCTACGTGAAATAAGTGGTGGGCAAGTTGAAGGCACTACGTTAGCGGAAAGAGTTGAAAGATGGGGAGAATCATGGCGTGAGGCCGATTTGGGCATGGAATTGCATGAGGACCTCATCGCTAGAGGACTGGCTTTTATTGAGGACGTAAAGGCAAAACATCCGAATGAAAGAGTATTAGTCGTAAGTCACGGAAGTTTTATTCGTAGACTTGTGAGCGAACTTGTAGCCGATGAGAAGCTAAATGAAAGTTTGGGGAATACGTCTGTCACTGTTGTTAAGCTTCAAGACGAAACGAATTACTGCGAACTTTTTAATTGCATGGAACACTTGCAGAAATCTGAATAAGTTTAGTATTATCCAAATACGGGAATCATTAGGAACCTATAATGAATCCCGTGTTTTTTTGTAGAAACAAGGGGGGATGGTCTAGGGGTGAGTGTTTATCATTAATCCGATAGGAACAAATAAATTGATATATAACGAAAATACGGTACAGCACCAAGCATTCATTTTGACAAAATACCTTGAATTCGAGATAGTATAACCTACAAAGGAGTGAATGATAATGTCTAAAAAAACAATGGGGACCCACCATATTACAGCGATTGTAGGCGATCCACAGGAAAACGTCGATTTTTATGCAAGTGTATTGGGGTTACGATTAGTAAAGAAAACCGTAAACTTTGGAGATAAAGTAAGATATCATTTGTATTTTGGAAATGAGGAAGGGTCTCCAGGAACACTAATAACATTTTTTGCTTGGCCAGGTGCTGAGAACGGTAAAGTAGGCGATGGTGAAGTTGGTGTATCCTCCTATGTAGTTCCAGTAGGTGCCATTGAGTTTTGGAAAAATAGACTTGAAAAATTTGAAATTCCGTACACTGAAACGGAGCGGTTTGGCGAACAATATTTACAATTTCAAGATCCCCACGGTCTTCTTTTGGAAATAGTGGAACGTGAAGAAGGTTCACCTAACAAATGGGAATTTGGAGGCGTTACTGAAGACGTTGCGATCAAAGGCCTAGGCGGGGCAACACTGTATTCCGCGAAATCAGCTGAAACAGCAGAAGTTTTGAGTAATGTATTAGGGCTTGAACTTGTTGGCGAAGAAGGCGATTATATTCGGTTTAAATCGGCAAGTGAATTGGGGAACGTCATAGATATCAAGACGACTTCATTTGGCAAAGGCCAACAGGGCCCTGGCGTTGTGCATCATATCGCTTGGCGAACGAAGGATGATACGGAACAGTTGGCATGGAAGAGTTTTGTTGAGGAGAATGGGTTTAAGGTGACTCCAGTAAAAGACCGGAATTACTTCAAAGCGATTTACTTTAGAGAACCCGGCGGCACGTTGTTTGAAATTGCTACGGATCCACCTGGATTTGCCCGTGATGAGTCACTTGATACGATGGGTGAAAAACT includes the following:
- a CDS encoding catalase; amino-acid sequence: MTKDQSKIDMNAETDNTLTNRQGHPVTNNQNLRTVGNRGPAVLENYDFLEKISHFDRERIPERVVHARGAGAHGYFETYGTVGNEPVSKYTRAKLFQEKGKQTPVFVRFSTVIHGGHSPETLRDPRGFAVKFYTEDGNWDLVGNNLKIFFIRDAIKFPDMIHAFKPDPITNIQDSERFFDFCASSPESFHMVTFIYSPWGIPANYRMMQGSGVNTYKWVNSEGEAVLIKYHWEPKQGIKNLTQKEASEIQAENFNHATQDLYDAIEKGEYPEWELLVQIMSDDEHPELDFDPLDDTKLWPEDQFPWLPVGKMVLNKNSEDYFTEVEQAAFGTGVLVDGLDFSDDKMLQGRTFSYSDTQRHRVGANYLQLPINAPKKRVATNQTGGQMQFKLDRSQSQNPHINYEPSILGGLKESEQSSKEHAPHVEGNLVRESIERQSNTKQAGETYRMFKQWEIDDLISNLVADLSNCDQRIRDKMIALAEAADAEYGQRLREGLEKSSKGGYSHKPLGNRDGDDAPDEAIRKGHDAEPY
- a CDS encoding histidine phosphatase family protein; protein product: MTTIGFVRHGVTAWNKAGRAQGSTDIPLDDEGIQMAEHVANRLATEPWDVIYSSQLSRAKKTAEIIAKRKPGIELFVDDRLREISGGQVEGTTLAERVERWGESWREADLGMELHEDLIARGLAFIEDVKAKHPNERVLVVSHGSFIRRLVSELVADEKLNESLGNTSVTVVKLQDETNYCELFNCMEHLQKSE
- a CDS encoding ring-cleaving dioxygenase, coding for MSKKTMGTHHITAIVGDPQENVDFYASVLGLRLVKKTVNFGDKVRYHLYFGNEEGSPGTLITFFAWPGAENGKVGDGEVGVSSYVVPVGAIEFWKNRLEKFEIPYTETERFGEQYLQFQDPHGLLLEIVEREEGSPNKWEFGGVTEDVAIKGLGGATLYSAKSAETAEVLSNVLGLELVGEEGDYIRFKSASELGNVIDIKTTSFGKGQQGPGVVHHIAWRTKDDTEQLAWKSFVEENGFKVTPVKDRNYFKAIYFREPGGTLFEIATDPPGFARDESLDTMGEKLMLPKQFEDEREELENILIPVEVRELK